The nucleotide window TTTTTACAAAAGTATTTTGTTCATGGCTTGCAGCTTGGCGGGGTAAAAGAGTAAACTTAGAGGCAGTTGCAAATAACTGATCAAAAACGGTCACGATGGTGACCGTTTTTTTTATGTTTTTCAAGCTGTAGAGCATGCCATATCCATTGTACACGAATCTAATCTATTCAATAATGTTGTTGACAATTAATTTAAACTTACTATAATTTATATTTTAATTGATTCACCAGTCAGTCTCTCAAGAACTGTGAAAAGCGCCTGACAATCCCGAACTCTTACCATTTTATTGAGGAGATTGAAGAGAAAATGAAAGTATTAATTGTGGAAGACTCCATATTCGTACAGAAATTGCTTCGAAAGCTGATTGTTGATCATATTCCAGAATGCGAGATTCAGATTGCTAGCAATGGAGAGCAAGGATATAACCTATTTCAGGAGTTCCGACCTGATTTTATAACGACAGACCTGCTGATGCCTGGCTTGAACGGACAAGAAATGCTGCGAATGATCCGGGAAACGGATAACAAAGTCAAGATTATTATCTTATCTGCAGATATTCAGAAGACGACTCGGGATGAAGTAGAGAATCTGGGGATCTCCGGATTTTTGAATAAACCGTTAACAGCGGAAAAAGCAACTACATTAATTCAAATGATTCGGACGGCCTATTATGCTGAATGATATGCAGAAGGATCTGCTTACCGAACTTGTGAACGTTTACGTGGGACAAGCGGCTAACATGTTGTCAGAGATTGTAGACAAACGTATCGTTTTGAATATTCCGGAAGTGGAACTGATCTCTATATCAGATGTTGATCCTGGAGATCGAAGATACAACATTTTCTTCAGTGAAGGTCACCTGTTCAGGTCGTCTTTACAGTTTGGCTACGAATTTCAGGGAAAAGCATTTCTGATGTTTCCTGTTGAGCAGGCTAAAGTGTTGGCCAATATCTGCCTTGGAGAACTGGGTGAGACCATTATACCGGATGATCCGAGCTTGATGGATACCGATCTGGACGTGCTAAAAGAAGTTAGTAATGTGCTGCTTAATGCCATTATTGGAGAATTCGGAAATTTCCTGGAGATCAAA belongs to Paenibacillus sp. FSL H8-0079 and includes:
- a CDS encoding chemotaxis protein CheC; its protein translation is MLNDMQKDLLTELVNVYVGQAANMLSEIVDKRIVLNIPEVELISISDVDPGDRRYNIFFSEGHLFRSSLQFGYEFQGKAFLMFPVEQAKVLANICLGELGETIIPDDPSLMDTDLDVLKEVSNVLLNAIIGEFGNFLEIKLEYVLPDIELIYVTNSDQQILLQNEVYVLVLHTSFLLADTDVTGIIVIALSMNSISSLLAKMDALLEADHG
- a CDS encoding response regulator, with translation MKVLIVEDSIFVQKLLRKLIVDHIPECEIQIASNGEQGYNLFQEFRPDFITTDLLMPGLNGQEMLRMIRETDNKVKIIILSADIQKTTRDEVENLGISGFLNKPLTAEKATTLIQMIRTAYYAE